The Manduca sexta isolate Smith_Timp_Sample1 chromosome 15, JHU_Msex_v1.0, whole genome shotgun sequence genome includes the window atattaagtattattattgcCTTTATATTGTTAGTAATAAGCGTGATAGtgtcaaatgtatttttaagtgtAAGATGTATATTACCAAATAACTTCCTAGTGTGGAGGCGACGCGGCCTGTCGCCGATTGTGTTTATTGCCAGAACGTCACAAGACCTGTTATATTGTGGGACGTTACGCGTCGGAATTTTGCAGTAAGTAGGAGAAAAACATGTAATGCATttcagttattttgttttttttatttaaatattttttttcctgtttTCAGAACTATTCATACTCATCAAAACCAATAATagttaaaaatgcaataaaacacTGGAGAGCTACCAAAGagtttagttttaatatgttCAGAAAGCTGTATGAGGGTACAGCCGGCAGCTATGAAAGCCTCGAAGATGGATGTCAATTTCTTAACTTTAAGTCAGACCTATTTAGTCTGCAAGAAGTTTTCAATATGCCTGAGGCTAGAGCCAGGAATGCTCCCGGACAAGAGCCCTGGTATGTGGGATGGTAAGTTAATTTATGTTGGCCTTTATCcttataaatcttaaaataataattattatgtatttatcgcTCCAACACACCCACACTCTCCCGTCCCAACTATACTATTGACATTCCAGGGGCAATTGTCATCCAGATATTTTATCCAAAGTAAGACAATATTATGATGTACCTGAATTTTTGCCAGAGGATGCGGAGTATCCAGCAactgagaatatattttttggatatgAAATTGGAGCTGTTATGCATGTATGTAATAGTTATTAATAGAAAgttaatagataaaaaaaaaattgctgcttcttttcttataaaaataaagatgctATGTGCTCTgtgataataacaaaatatgcatAACTGTTTTAGGGCAAGCAATCAAtggaatatatatatttattataacagatCATGCTGACATAatataaatctgtaaaatattttataattgtgccatcaattcaaatatttttagaatgcaaaagatttattagtataataactagaccaatgtaaaaataaattcagtgtTATGATTTCCAAAAATGTGTTACAGTTGGATTACATACCAAGACTAATGTGGCAGGGCCAAGTTAGAGGGAACAAGACATGGACGATAGCCCCTGTACCAGAATGTGATCATGTCTGTAAAACAATAGAGTTCTATGTAGAACCTGGTGATGTTGGTGAGTTAgtcaaaatgtttttgtatgttgTATAAATCATTCATGCTATGTGCAATGGTGGTCTTCGGGAGTGGTGAACTGGGTACCCGCCCAAGGTCTAGGGCTTACAAGGggcctgaaaaaaaaaaacaatgttcagGTAGAAAGGCCTCTCAAAGATGTGCCACCCAGGGTCATTAGCTAAGGCTACCAATGGCTGTGTGCatttcttgtaataaatatataaatgaatgcacttaattttttaatacatcttgatgtgatttatttctgttaccaacagttattgaaattatcTTGCATTGTAAAAGACTGATACAGGTGTAAGTTGAAGGGCCATATGTTATACTACCGAGATATAAAGACAGCtccttataattaaaaaaaataatgcttgTTTTGGTTTCAGTTTTGCTGGATACACGCATCTGGTATCATGCCACAAGGATTCCAAAGGGTCAGTTTTCTATAACTGTGCAGTCTGAATATGGATAAATTTGACTGAAGCTATTTCCAGTACAAAATTACAGCAACATATCGACATACCAAATATTCCCAATGacctgatattttatattatatttttaatgctttttatacACTTATGTGCCATTTGTATGTAGTGCAACTACTAGTATTtagctttaatttaatattttatcagtatttATTGTCATGTATTGTACaacatgatattttataaagctctattaaattttgtaatggTTTTATTAGTAATTGTGACTATTGTCCTAACACCATTTTTAATTCAAGGAAAGTTGTTAAGTGTTGatgaaacataaattaaagccaggagaaatattcaaaacattttatttgtctaaTTCTATGATCAAAAGTATTCAGTGAAGGATTGGTATGGACATTAACCGCCAAAATCACTGTCACATGATAAAATTACTAAGCACTATTAAAATGGCCATTGGTCTAATGATCCCTTCCAATCCTTCACTGAGTGACAATATTGTAAAGTTTACATAAAGAGATCAGATTAGAAACTCTTGGGACAATAAGCTCATAATGGATGTACAAtgatacattattaaaaaattatcagttATGTACAGCTCACTGaacccaaatataaaaaatgcaaactcacaataataataataaataatttcacgttGACCAGATAGATGCCAGTATTCAAATGGACAATTTTAATTGACATGGCATAGTGATATCACAAAAGAAATGGTACCATTACATTGTACCTTTTGAAATGGACACCATACACATCAGTAATTTTGTATTGCAACTACCCAATTTTTGAGGAAAGGTAGAAATAGCAATTTTATAGagaatattgataaatttacTTAGAAGAATTGCCATACACCGAGTACTGCGTCTTTTATGGCCTCTATGTACTGAGCTGGGACCCAATATACCCAATACCTAGAAGCTTCTGTGGGGCCGAGTTGCAGACCCTGTAAAGATAATGTGTGATCTTAATCAAAATAAGCtcatctaataatatttaaatccaaCATTAACTGTATATAACTCACCATAATGTGATATTCTTCATGTCCTTTGATAGGCTCTGATGTGATGCCTGTAAAATATACatcagtattatttttttgtattggtaAGTGTTTGGTTTGATTTCCAAATCAGGACCTAGGAAGTCTGTTTCTTCTCAGGAAAGTTATTTGTGAGCTGAAATAACTACTACTACCAGTCAGGAAATATTACATCACACTCACTTAATAGTAAATACCATACATGATGCATGACAGACTCATGCATAaagaaatttaacattttgtgaCTAGAttctagtatatattttattaacacattGACTGTACCACTAAAAATGGAACTATTCACTAGTGCAACGCAGCACGCTTAGAATGTGCTGTCTCAGACTGGCCTTTAGCTGCATCACCCTGAGTGAAACAGCCTTAGGTACACACTAATCATGTGCTGATTGCATGCATGTTGGACCCAAAAGACAACTGTTACATGAGCCACAGTGAATATCTTAAATTTGTGACTTACACAATACCTTCTATGTTATTATCTCATGCATTTTctattgcatttatatcacTCACTTTTGATAGAAGTCATGGCAAGCTTTTCAGTGCGCTCTTTAGTTCCAAGCCAAAGCTGATCCTGCTCTGGTTTGAATGTGAGCCGTACTTTCCCCCCATGTTTATTTAACATTCCACTTAAGGGTACAGGTGGCAGTGGttcctaaaataaaagtataaaaaaattacagtatgCCATAAAAACCatagctataaattataaaataatatgtttaaatacaaGTTAACCCATGTGGGTTCGTTTGACCGAACTGGAATGGgttaatgtcaataaaataagCTTCTTGTGACATTACCATGTATtgagcaatatttaaaaaacaaacaaatattgtgcaatagATGCATCACTGCAATTAATTCCAGAAGTCCAATTTAACAACAGCTATTTTTAGTTTGCCAAAACCTAAGCACCATGTGgtcatatattatgaaattaaagtaaatttaccAAAACATTTGTGACAAGTCATATGTAGAATATTCATATACGTCACTCACTGGTAGGATGCCAAAAAGTTATTTAGTCATCACAACACAGGATGTATTTGGCAAGACAACATTTTTGAAACATATAAaggaattattttcttttattcggATACTTTCAATGGCCAGCaatgttatgaaaatataaaatatgtggcaattgataaattataattttttaaagtaaattaattaatagaatCTAATAAGAAAACAAACTTCTTCATTACTGAAACACTTTAGCAGATAAATGGTATCATTGCTAAGGTACTTGTTCAAATTTATGGAGCAGATATTGTaatgaaggaaaatattcaGCCAGCATAgtcaacatttaaaatataatgaaaatcacATAGATTGCATAACATACCTTAACACCTTTGATGCCAGGCATAACATCAGGTGGGATGCCCTTATCTAATACTTTCCTGTGGATTTTCTGCATGCATAAAGGTTCTTTGCTTGACTGGCTACTGGCTTTTTCTTCTAAGATTTCCTAAAGAACATAATGcagaaattttatgttatatcacATGACTCATCTTTAAAGTGAATATTGCTTGGAACATACCTTGGGAGCACTCTTAACAGCTAAAATGTCATCCATTTTAGATCCAACAAGCATAACCTTCCCGCCTTTAACTACGCCGGCTTTCCTGAGAGTCATGTCGTCACGAGCCATGCCTTTTATGATCAGTTTCTGCGCTGATTGTGGAACACCACATATTCTTTCCAAGTGCGCTTTCAGTTCTAGCACAGACGCGTCGTATGCAAACGTTATGTCATGTTTCGCTTTATTAAACACTACTGTAAATTCAACCTGTTCTGGTATTTCACAAATTTCAGTGTCTTCTGTGGATTCCGACGTGCACGGCGCGCTCTCCACTGGTGCTTCTATATGCGACTTTTCGCCATCCACACTCGGTTTCTCCG containing:
- the LOC115439959 gene encoding LOW QUALITY PROTEIN: uncharacterized protein LOC115439959 (The sequence of the model RefSeq protein was modified relative to this genomic sequence to represent the inferred CDS: inserted 1 base in 1 codon); this encodes MQKLTNERKNTFKKLRAIQKNAIKSGVNWSLLKQYNLICSFNRETNIKGSNKSLILSIIIAFILLVISVIVSNVFLSVRCILPNNFLVWXATRPVADCVYCQNVTRPVILWDVTRRNFANYSYSSKPIIVKNAIKHWRATKEFSFNMFRKLYEGTAGSYESLEDGCQFLNFKSDLFSLQEVFNMPEARARNAPGQEPWYVGWGNCHPDILSKVRQYYDVPEFLPEDAEYPATENIFFGYEIGAVMHLDYIPRLMWQGQVRGNKTWTIAPVPECDHVCKTIEFYVEPGDVVLLDTRIWYHATRIPKGQFSITVQSEYG
- the LOC115439960 gene encoding ubiquitin domain-containing protein UBFD1, encoding MEYIASEKGDSTENQDPNSLANGTSKAAEKPSVDGEKSHIEAPVESAPCTSESTEDTEICEIPEQVEFTVVFNKAKHDITFAYDASVLELKAHLERICGVPQSAQKLIIKGMARDDMTLRKAGVVKGGKVMLVGSKMDDILAVKSAPKEILEEKASSQSSKEPLCMQKIHRKVLDKGIPPDVMPGIKGVKEPLPPVPLSGMLNKHGGKVRLTFKPEQDQLWLGTKERTEKLAMTSIKSITSEPIKGHEEYHIMGLQLGPTEASRYWVYWVPAQYIEAIKDAVLGVWQFF